The segment AGATTCCTTGCGTCTTGGCTTCTTCATCGGCGCTGGACTTGGCATCCTGATCGGGGCGGCGGTCGGCGTCTACTTGCACGAGAACCTTCTCTGCCAAGCTGTTGGTTTGAGTGTTGGAGGAAGTCTTGGTGCTTTGAGCGGTTGGCGCAGCGGACTGAAGCGAGCCCGGATGGCGGCTTCGCAGGTTTCAGTCGGCTAACAACTTCTACGCTTAGAAGTTGAAGTAGTAGTAAATGAAGATCCGCTTTTGGTCTTCATCACGCGTGACGACGTACTGGTCCGCTTCTTCCCCTTCCTGATATCGGCGACTGGCCCACATCCGGGCGTTTCCTTTCTTGCCGATCCACCACTCGTCAGGTAGTCCGTCGATGTCGGACTGCGTACTCATCCGAATCGTCTTGGCGGGCGACAATTCCAAGTGGCGCGTCAGAAAGTCGATCGCCGCATCCGAGTCAGGCAGACGAATGATCGCCTTTTCGTCCGGCATCACGTCAAATCGATAGACTTCCCACTGGGAAGGGCCGAGCCCTTCTTCTTGCATGGCGGTTGAGAGCATCCGAATCGGTTCGGGCCAGATGGTTGGATCAGGGAGCGTCTCAGCATGGCTGGCGCTTCGCCATCCATAGATTTTCAGACCGAAGAGAACCGCTTGCGTCGCCAGAATGAGCGCGGCGCAGAGGATCAAGAGAAACAACGTTAGTCGTTCGGCCGGTATCGAGTTCGAATCTCCACGTTTCACAACTGTAGCCCAATCAACTTGGCGCTCGCGATGGCGACCAGGCTGCCATCCAAAGCGACGGCTCGCTTCACGATTTCTTTCCGCTCCGGCGAACTGGAGGGAAGAACTCCGCCAAGTGCGCACAGCAGCCGGCTTTCGAGGTCAGGCTCGCTGACCAGTTCCAATCCTTTCCGGTAGGCGGCGATCGCTTGCTCGTGATCTTCGGCGAAGTTGCCGGCGAACAGATAGAGAGGGGCGAAGTCGGGATAGGTTTCGATTCCGCGATTCGCAACCTCGCGGCCTTGCTCCGGCGGAAGTCCTCCGTCGTCGAGCAGACGGAGCAGCTGAAACTCATCCTGCGAGATCGTCCCTTGCTCCAAACCGTCGGCCAGCCAGTAATCGGTGCGGCTGCGGAACCAACCCGGAGCGAGCCGCTCCACTTCGGCGTAGGCCTGACGAGCCTGGTCATAGGCGCCCATTTCCGACAGGCACATCCCCGATTGATAGACCGGATCAGGATCGTACGGATCGACCTCGCTGGCGGCGTAGTACTTCTCCAGCGCATCGGCCAATTGGCCGTCGGTCGCCAACTGGTTCGCCTGACTGGTCAGCACCATCACTTTATGGAGCGGAATTCGATTGCGGCGAAACTCAAACCGGTAGCTGCCGTCGGTGATCGTGGAGATCTCCTCGAGCTCCTGCTCCTTGTCGTCATGAATGCAGACGACGCGGCAGAGCGGTTCCCCCTGGCGAAGCAAGCGAAGGCGCCGCTCGGTATGCGTCGTCGGTTGCTGATATTTGCGTTCGGTCTCCAGCAGTCGCTCGGCGGTGGCGATCGCCTGACCGTCGTCGAGATAGCGGTGAACTTCCAAAAGGTTGCGGAGATAGGCGATTTCCCCTTCGCCGTCTCCGATATCGAGGCAAAGTTTCAGCGCCGTCTGAAAGGGTTCGATCGCTTCCGCGACGCGGCCTGAGCCAAACAACAGTTCTCCCAGCCGCCCGTTGAAAAAGGCCTCGTATTGGCGAGCCGGCGGGCCGCGAAACTTGCTGGTCTCTTTTGCGAGTTCCTCTGCTTCGGAGATGAGCGCGTCATACTCCAATCGCTCCAACCGCTCAGGCATGTCGTTGAACCAACGATCCCATTTCACAAAGGGATTGTCGTCGTCGACGCGCTGCATCCGGTTGATCAGTTCCGGGGCGCCGCACTGCTGGGCCAGACACTGAGCGATCGTGATCACGCAGCGCATGTGATGATCGAGCGCCTGATCGTCCTCCAGGATCTCTTGCGGCGCTCGCAGGAACGTTTCCAGGTTCTCGGCGACTTGCTGTTTGTGCTGCTGGCACGCCGCCTTCAGTTTGGACTTGGAGCCGGACGCAACGGCGGCGAATAACTTGTCACGCAGCTGCTCGGCGGTTAATGGCTCCGGCTTCGTGCGAGTAAATGGCCACATCGGCGGCATTCCTGACAGTAGTGGAGCGATTGCCGGTCGTAACCAACAATCGTGACGGGGAGGAGACGAGCGAAAGAAGGGTTGTGCCGGGGGCGGTACGACTTTGATCCTAACCGATTGTTGCGGAGGCGTTCAACAATTCTGCACGCGAAATCGACAGAGGGTTATGCGCTAGCCAGTTCTAACATCGTGCTCACGGTTCGCCAGTTTCGCGCGGTCGTCGCGACGCCGAGATGACGATCAACTTTCGCCGCCAGCTTCGAGCGACCAATGCCGCTCGGCGCGTGCAGATAGAAGACATCGTCTTTGAGCTGAAACGACTCGTCCGCCGCTTTCAGCGTTTCGAGCGCCGCCAGATCGGGTTTCTTCGCTTTGTCCGTCAGAAAGAAGAAGTGGAGCGATTTGTGATCGTCTTCCGCTTCTGGGAAAGGATTCGCGGCGACGATCGTTTTCAGCTGATGTTGCTCCAGCAACACGACGAGCGGGGCGAAGCCTTTGGCCTGTTCGATGGCGGCGGTGATTTCGGTCGCCAACTTGGTACGGCTGCGACTCTTGGAGTCGAACGCCGCGTTGCCGCTTTGGATGTAGGTTTTGACCTGCGTGCAGCCGAGCGACTCGAGGATCGCGGTCAGCTCTTTCATCGGCAGCTGGTTATTGCCGCCGACGTTGATGCCGCGAAAGAAGGCGCAATAGCTCGGCATGGCTGACTCTACTTATCGTCGGCTTCGTCGGCCGGCACTTCGGTCCAGGGA is part of the Blastopirellula sediminis genome and harbors:
- a CDS encoding tetratricopeptide repeat protein, with the protein product MWPFTRTKPEPLTAEQLRDKLFAAVASGSKSKLKAACQQHKQQVAENLETFLRAPQEILEDDQALDHHMRCVITIAQCLAQQCGAPELINRMQRVDDDNPFVKWDRWFNDMPERLERLEYDALISEAEELAKETSKFRGPPARQYEAFFNGRLGELLFGSGRVAEAIEPFQTALKLCLDIGDGEGEIAYLRNLLEVHRYLDDGQAIATAERLLETERKYQQPTTHTERRLRLLRQGEPLCRVVCIHDDKEQELEEISTITDGSYRFEFRRNRIPLHKVMVLTSQANQLATDGQLADALEKYYAASEVDPYDPDPVYQSGMCLSEMGAYDQARQAYAEVERLAPGWFRSRTDYWLADGLEQGTISQDEFQLLRLLDDGGLPPEQGREVANRGIETYPDFAPLYLFAGNFAEDHEQAIAAYRKGLELVSEPDLESRLLCALGGVLPSSSPERKEIVKRAVALDGSLVAIASAKLIGLQL
- a CDS encoding DUF1697 domain-containing protein, with amino-acid sequence MPSYCAFFRGINVGGNNQLPMKELTAILESLGCTQVKTYIQSGNAAFDSKSRSRTKLATEITAAIEQAKGFAPLVVLLEQHQLKTIVAANPFPEAEDDHKSLHFFFLTDKAKKPDLAALETLKAADESFQLKDDVFYLHAPSGIGRSKLAAKVDRHLGVATTARNWRTVSTMLELASA